One Acropora palmata chromosome 2, jaAcrPala1.3, whole genome shotgun sequence genomic window, caatttcaatatgaatgttTGAGAAGCTCTTGGCATGATGGCAAAACCATTGAAGAGGTATACAACGAGGCCAAGGGCCTCActaaccttaaaaaaaaaaaaaatcagaacaTCAAGCAGAAAGTCGTCAAAGAGATCAATCCAGTGGGCCACTCCTTTGATGCTTTGGCCAAGATTAAGGAAGCCACAGACAAGTATAACCCTTACCTTCTATGGAAAGTTGGGTGGAAGCACAATTGTATCAAGAATGAGCAGAGAAAAACTAGAGATGGCTGCACAAATGAAAATGGGAAGCCAACACTTGTTAGAGGAGGAGAACTGCTTCCTTGATGCTGAGCATGACAGAATGAAGGGCATGAAAAACATAAACCTCTCAGTGCTACATCTTacaataaaagaaattgtgagcATTGCAAGCATGGAGTGTGAGACAGAGTCAACAGAAACTCTGTGTGACTTCTGGAAATGTCTCAATGAGGTATGTTGTTCAAGTTTTATTTGAGAATTGACTTAAAGTGGTACCatgatcaaatattttttttttagaatttaaggaggctcacaatagtttttaggttttgtagcactttgacatttgacggattcaaaaaagcaaaataatatctttttttacagtttcttggtAACAGTTACTAGCTCGATCATCAGTGAACCTAAACACgatcacgtgacgtcatcaccggttaccatagcaacagcatATGGTTCTAAAGAGGAGCCATCATGGAGCTTCCAACGCTAATAGCGCAAAAATTAactcggtgacccctatttttcttaattttatccaattttacatgaaaaccggAGCAATTATAGAGAGTTTCAAAAAATTCTCTGGAGCAAATTTTATGTAATTGCTAAAAACCGTAATTTTTGAGTGGCTATAAATCCGGTCCAGAGaatatcttttaattttacccGCAGTTTCCTCTTAGTCTACACTAcccaattttaaaagaaaatagtgaGGTCACCGgacttgtttttgaaataattcacttcgcGTCTCAACAAAATCCACGCGCGTTTCCAAAATCTGGGCTTTACAAGATCCCGCTTTTCGCATGCGCAAACATTGTCCATTAAAACCTTTAAAGCCACCAGAATTGCCTCAGACAAAGTTTTCCTCATCTTCTCCATCATAGTCCACCGATGGATCAAGTACACTAAAGCCACGTACAAAGCCAGCCAAGGAAATATAACGAAGTAAATGTGTGCATGGTTTTGATCTCGGGAATTTCGTAGTCCACTCCATGGTGTCACGATCGATCGCAGCACGTacataaaaactataaaattttcttctcgGCACCACATATCCTGATCAGCaagcagttttttctttagctaatagtacaaataaagacttttagcggctaaaaatgtcaaaaaaacgCGATTTACCCTTAAAACTGTACATGAATAGAGTAAATTACtcgccgccatgtttgtttaccttctCCATGGCTTTTAAAAATCCCGCGATTGACACGCGTGATTCGCCGGGCTAGAACCCAGTCCTAAAACTAttgtgagcctccttaaaCAAGTGGTTGGTGGAAAAGTAAAACACTGcttatatttaaaaaaaaaaactctttgcATTAAAAATTTATGGAAATGATTAGCTAGGCAAAGACTCCATTCATATCAACCAATgtgtatcagaaatgtttcattcttgaTTCTTGGCAATGACAGTCCACTAGGTGTGTTCAAAAATTTCTTAGAAAGCATAATCGAAACGGCCAATTTTTACCATGGCGTAGCTTAGTCTAGTCGCTGGAAATTTTGCTACCAGTTTTTCACTTAAATTTCTGAGCATGCTCATTTGGGTTTTATCCTTTCTCATTGTATTGCCACTTTCCATAGTTGCAAACGCTGAGAATTCGTAAttcactcgcctgcggctcgtgatttacaaattcttctcgtgttctaccaacatcccgcgtggtttatcagcctataaaccagagaaacttgtggtctattgcttaagtaATCTAATAATGCTCACAACCGTTACCGGGAGCGAATAAGGCACAATGTTCTCTTGAGAGTCATTAAAGTGAAAATACCCTTAAATAGCATTAATTAAtacacaaaataatttcatttttcttgatgATTAGTATGTGTTGTAAGCACTGCATGTTAGGCTTCCTGGAGCCTTTATGTCGGGCTAGGACTTATCATACAGCATTGGTGCCATTTGTTGGTCttcaaaatatggtgagattATAGGATTTATATATTTGCCTTTTGTTGTGTCTAATTCTTAACGCGGATTTCTAAATTGATAAATTTGTACCACCATGACAAGAGAAATCATATTCTAGATCTTGCCTTCGATTTACGCCCGGTTATCATAATTGTTTTCGTTTCGTTTACCTTTTGGTATTAAAGCTTTAACAGTCTTGCCATGTTCATGGAAGAGTCAGTGTCTTGCCTCGTACTTCATGTATGCTTTATATATTGACGTCGCAgaataaaaagacaaaacactAACCCCACCCCTACACGATTTCTTTTGTTGACTGCATCGGACTGGAAATGCGGACAAACTAGACGATTCGTTGCAGCTGGATTAGCATCTCGAAAAAAACCGACTCTACATCCTTACTCGAAAATCCAACTCGAAATCCTAACTCGAAAATCCAACTCGAAACTCCTAACTCGGGAGTTAGTTTGTCTCACGTGGCGCATCGTTTGAGTCTCGCTTGCGCACGTGCGTTTTTCCCGCTCTTTCATGTTTCTGGCCAAAATAATAGTCAGAGAGGATCTGCACTCTAAATGTTACCTGAACATTTTGTCATCATAAAGCCTTAGAAGGGTGAACAGGCTTAGGGTTAGCTAAACCGGGCTGCTTTGGCTTGTCTTGTCACGGACCAGTACAGAGAAACCGGGACTTTCAGTGACATCTCCGGTTCTTCAGCCGTTCAACAGCTAAAACTAGAAATTTAATCCTAAACTGCCCAAAAGTAAAgtcattattaatttcaaaCGGTTTAAAGGTCTTTCAAATGTCAGTAATTCAGCTTCTTGGCGCATGCAACTCCGTATGTCTTCACTGGAACGGCTTACGTGGTTGGTTTGTAAAAATAGCAATATTGATAATCGATTTGGTCTCCGGTCCCTAGCCGGCCGTTAATTGGAACGTCACGCAATGCTAGTATTGCGATCGTTGCGTGACGGCTCAAATAAGGGCTGCGAGGGATACCAGTAAATCGATGAGCTATGttctaaaaattaaacttacGGCTTCTAAGGTTTTGTTGTTGAGCTTCTTTGATAGAAAGGAATTAGTATAAGATCCATTTACAGGAACAAAAACTATCGTTTCATGATACAGCTCTTCCAATACAAACGAATCTTGTTTGATAGACGCGTAAATCCAGTTATTCGAAACTAATGCATTTGTAGTACTAGAGCTTGGCTATTCAACTCTATTCATCCTGAAATAAAGGGAGCTCTAATCTTTTATTGTACCAAAACAAAGACATCAAAATTGAACTTTATCAAACAAATAGGATGAAATGTTGATGAAAATTGTACTTCAGCTGCTTCATTGGTCTAATTTACGGCCTTAGGGAAATGTTTATAGCTAGATAATAATTTGCTGAAACAGCTGCTAACTGCCAGTGGCAAAGCTTCTTGAGGGAAATGTGTAATTTCGAAAAGTCGAGACAGAATGGCGTTCTGTTGAATGACATTTGTcatcttttgcatttttattgaGATAAAACGACGCAGTTTTCGTTACTTATCATTAACTTAGGAAAGACTTCGGGAAGGAGATTTTGAGCCCTGAACCCTTTTGATGACCCACTAGGATCGAAGCTGGAAGTCAACAAACCAGATGTCAAACTGAAATAATTACTCCTAAAACTAGCGCTGCGTTCGGTATTTATCAAGAAGCGCGTTGGAGTAATTTTACGCGGATATTGGCTTGCAATGCCTTCAGCTCCGGTTAAAGAAAACAGAgataaagaacaaaaacgTGGAAAAGATAGTCTACAATTTGGGAAAGCAAGCATGTATGTAATCTATGGTTGTGATTTGCAAACAGAATCAGTTACACGCTGCAGTGGACAGGGAAATGATAACGAGGCGTTCTTACCGGTGAAAAGTGCAGTTATTTCTCGCACAAGAACAACTGATTTCAATTCGAAAGAGACTGCGAACGCGaggaagagaaagaaattgaGAGTGCTAGATCTAAATAGCGCAGTCGGCGTTGAAGCGGTAGACGAGGAAGGAGGCTCTAGGTCTCGACCTCGTTGCCTGAATTATGCAGGTACTTTGAATAGAATAGGGTTTCTAAATGAGCCACCATCTTGTTTGAACGCACCAGGATATAacacttttcaaaacaaagccaGCGAAGGCACAAGACGTTTCCGTTTAGCTCCAATTCGACCCCTCGTGCTCGACGAGTTTAAAATGCGAAACGGCGTCGCTCGGAGAAAATGGAGACAGGACAGCCATGGAGTTCAACAAACTCTTTCTGAATCAACAGATCAAAACTATGTCACGAAAACTCTGTCACTGGATAATTTCAGTTGCGGCACTAGCTCGCTACGACGTGAAACGGCAAGAGCAAACTCCTTAATTATAACTGAGAAGCAAAAAGCTTCTGAGAACTCGGCTGAATTTGGACATTTTCCCGGCATAGCATTGACGGCCACAAAAATGGAAGTTTCAGAAAAGtatggtttgaaaaaaatattttattctaAAGGGAATGCTCTCACAAAACCAGACATAGTATATGAATCTTTGGCACAATTGAATAGGAAAGCATTGAGAAAAGGAGAGTCAACTGATCTAGAAactgagaaagaaaatgacCCGAAATGCCTACAAAAGAATCAGGAATTCAGTTTCATTCGCTTTAATCGTAATATTTCACAGAccaagaagaaggaaaaagatgGTTTGCCACCCGTTGTTATGCCTCCTAGGGCTGTCGACAAGAATCCTGGGCATGTTCACATACCACTGAGGCAAGCGATCACTTACGAGAAGAGAGACTACAACAAATGGTCGCGAAGACAAAACAGAATTAAACACTAAAATGCAAAAGCTGCTTTACATTTTCCTTTTCGTTAATTGTCataagaaaataacaaaacttgCATATTTGGGTttgaacatgaaaacaaaaaactttgcATAAAGTGTGCGTGCTGATACGAAAGTAAAACAGTTAATTATCCTTATCGAAAAGTGTCCCTGAAAATAATTCTGAGAGATATTTTCCCAATACTTTAGAACTGATATCATTTCTGAAAATATACAACCGAAGGTGTTTGCGAAAATGTCATCCGAGTCACTACGCGAAGCTCAATTAAtgcagaaatttgcatagCTATTATCTAACTCtaactataattatatttgtAAGTCACAGAAACCAGtttttgttgctatggtgGGTGAAAAATATGATCGATGGGAATTGCAAAACCTTAGAGAGGTCTATCGTTCAATTGAAATAATCAGATGGAAGTATATATGGTCCTTTCCTAAATTGGGATAACAAATTAATATCGCTTTCAATTAGAAGTATTTTTAAGTAAGTCGTTTCGCGATATGTCAAACTACATTCTGGTCCTTCCCTAAATTCGGATAACAAATTAATATCGCTTTCAATTAGAAGTATTTTTAAGTCAGTCATTTCGCGATATGTCAAACTACATTCTCATGAAATGTTCTTCCTTCCAGGTGCATGTTCGAAATAACTACCCTAAATTGTAACTTCACCATTTACATGTTATATAAAGGGCATTTTCGATTTGCTTTTAGCTTAACACTAGCAAAGCATGATTACCGCTAATTAGTTTCCAAGAAGGTAGATTTGCAGTTCATGCtatatttttttgaatttaTCTCATTAGAAACCAAAAGGGAACTAAATATTCAGAATTTAGAGAATTAAGTTGCTGAACGTGAATTAACTTTGTCCACGAgacgggaaaacaaaacacttgcCAAAGCAACATCTAATTCAGTCTTGACTGCCACTCACTATAGACTTTTTTAACACTCGTGTACCACGAAACCTGAAAATAAAGTGAAACAAAGGGACAAATGATTTTATTCATTCAATCAGGTACAGTTGCACTCGCTCAGCCCGGGAGAACAATCTTTTACATCTGCCTGAAATAAGAACCGAGACACAGCCAGGAGATTTCTTATCATCATGGATGAACGATTTTTAGTAACCATCGAAAATGTGCAtaaatttgatgttttttttttaccatggAAGTTGGGTTCTT contains:
- the LOC141873495 gene encoding uncharacterized protein LOC141873495 isoform X3; the encoded protein is MMAKPLKRYTTRPRASLTLKKKKIRTSSRKSSKRSIQWATPLMLWPRLRKPQTSITLTFYGKLGGSTIVSRMSREKLEMAAQMKMGSQHLLEEENCFLDAEHDRMKGMKNINLSVLHLTIKEIVSIASMECETESTETLCDFWKCLNEYVL
- the LOC141873494 gene encoding uncharacterized protein LOC141873494, giving the protein MPSAPVKENRDKEQKRGKDSLQFGKASMYVIYGCDLQTESVTRCSGQGNDNEAFLPVKSAVISRTRTTDFNSKETANARKRKKLRVLDLNSAVGVEAVDEEGGSRSRPRCLNYAGTLNRIGFLNEPPSCLNAPGYNTFQNKASEGTRRFRLAPIRPLVLDEFKMRNGVARRKWRQDSHGVQQTLSESTDQNYVTKTLSLDNFSCGTSSLRRETARANSLIITEKQKASENSAEFGHFPGIALTATKMEVSEKYGLKKIFYSKGNALTKPDIVYESLAQLNRKALRKGESTDLETEKENDPKCLQKNQEFSFIRFNRNISQTKKKEKDGLPPVVMPPRAVDKNPGHVHIPLRQAITYEKRDYNKWSRRQNRIKH